The sequence ACGTAGCCAAAGGTTCGGCACTAGCGGTTGGGAGCGCTAAGGAAAACAGTTGCGCCATACGCTGATCGATATTGCGACGATAAGCCCATACTTCACGCAAAGACGGACGCGTGATCAAGCCGCGCTGTGCGCGCGGATGCTGTTGGCCGACGCCATCGTAATAGGAATTGAAGAGGACGCGGAAAGCGGGATGAAAGGGTTGAAAATTCGGCTCGAATCGCTCTAGAATAAAGGTCTCGAAGAACCATGTGGTATGCGCGAGGTGCCACTTAACCGGACTCGCATCGGGCATCGATTGAACGCAACAATCTTCCTCTTCCAGCGGCTCTGCTAACGCCAAAGTTGCTTCCCGCATCTTTGCAAACAAGGTCCCTAACGTCGTATTCATTACAGTAGGCATTCCACCCTTTTGTTCTACGATTTTTGCCGCCATTTTTTCCATTTTGACATCCATCGTCATCCCCCTTGTGCATGGCACACCATGAACCACTCATGCGGATCACACCAGGTCTGAATTTTGGCGAAACCAGCTTGTTGTAATAATGCAGTGAAACTTTGCTGCGTGTATTTGTAGCTGCTCTCGGTGTGAATACGCTCGCCTGATGCAAATTGCCGCACTCCGCCGTTCTTCCAACGCACCGTCACAGCACGCTTCGCCTCCAAGTGCATTTCCACCCGATGTTGTTGGGCGTTGTAAAAACCGCGATGACACCAATCTCCAAGATCAAAATTAGCATCGAGCAAACGGTTAATATGGTGCAGAAGATTCAAATTGAATGAGGCCGTCACCCCTAACGCATCGTCATAGGCGGCATCCAGAATCGCCTTGTCCTTGATGAGATCGATACCAATCAATAAACCGCCGCCTGCGTTCCTATGTTCCAACGCATCGCCGCCATGTTCATGGCCGATGGTTTTTCGAATCCGTAATAAAAACTTCAACGCCTCGAGCGGCGTGTAGTTGCCTATCGATGATCCTGGATAAAAAAATTGTCGTCTTTCGCGTGAGACCGAGCCTGGCAATTCCAGTTCGTTTGAAAAATCCATACCAATACAGGTCATTGCGATATGCGGAAATTGCTGCTGTAATCCCGTTACCGCTTCCTGCAGGAATTTTTCAGATATATCAATTGCCACGTACTGACTAGGTTGCAAGCTGGAAAAAAGGCGGGCCGCCTTGACGCAATTACCGGCCCCGAGGTCGATCAACGTGGCCCCTTGACCCACGGCTTTCGCAATTTCGGCCGCATGCTGATCAAAAATCAACGCTTCTGTTCGGGTCGGGTAGTATTCAGGCAATTCGCAAATTGCGGCAAACAGCTTTGAGCCGAGCGTATCGTAAAGATATTTGGGCGATGTTGAAGCTTGAGGTGCCATTA is a genomic window of Glaciimonas sp. PAMC28666 containing:
- the egtD gene encoding L-histidine N(alpha)-methyltransferase, encoding MAQQKQPEQPENCTPQSYIEDAIVTQLEAGLMAPQASTSPKYLYDTLGSKLFAAICELPEYYPTRTEALIFDQHAAEIAKAVGQGATLIDLGAGNCVKAARLFSSLQPSQYVAIDISEKFLQEAVTGLQQQFPHIAMTCIGMDFSNELELPGSVSRERRQFFYPGSSIGNYTPLEALKFLLRIRKTIGHEHGGDALEHRNAGGGLLIGIDLIKDKAILDAAYDDALGVTASFNLNLLHHINRLLDANFDLGDWCHRGFYNAQQHRVEMHLEAKRAVTVRWKNGGVRQFASGERIHTESSYKYTQQSFTALLQQAGFAKIQTWCDPHEWFMVCHAQGG